In the genome of Ancylomarina subtilis, one region contains:
- a CDS encoding NAD(P)/FAD-dependent oxidoreductase → MLTEINLVLSPRDASDERYYKPLVAKYLKVNSDRITGIQILRRSIDARQRNIKMNMRFRVAYDETFPDIKLSDFTYQNVSDKKKVIVVGAGPAGLFAALRLIELGYCPIVLERGKSVEDRKKDLAAIHKNRLINPDSNYSFGEGGAGTFSDGKLYTRSKKRGNLKKILEVLHFHGAQEDILIDAHPHIGTDVLPKVIVRIRETIINSGGEVRFSTKVNHLLVKNDKISGVRIESGEEINAEAVILATGHSARDIYYLLDSQKIEVEAKSFAMGVRIEHSQKLIDQIQYHNPEGRGEYLPAASYSFVQQVDGRGVYSFCMCPGGVIVPAATGDQQQVVNGMSSSRRNTAFANSGMAVEILEEDLDDFKEYGALAGLKFQEDLEKLAFEKGGSDLTAPAQRMLDFVKGVSSSDLPISSYQPGLKSSAMHEWLPKHIGSRLQKGFKKFGEKSKGFLTNDAVILGVESRTSSPVRIPRDNKTLQHVRVSGLFPCGEGAGYAGGIVSAAMDGERCAEAFYNMKLE, encoded by the coding sequence ATGCTTACCGAAATTAATTTGGTTTTAAGTCCACGTGATGCTTCTGATGAACGTTATTACAAACCTCTAGTAGCTAAATATCTAAAGGTTAACAGCGACAGGATAACCGGCATTCAAATATTGCGTCGTTCAATAGATGCTCGTCAGCGAAATATTAAAATGAATATGCGTTTTCGTGTCGCATATGACGAAACCTTTCCTGATATAAAACTATCTGACTTTACCTATCAGAATGTGTCAGATAAGAAGAAAGTGATTGTTGTGGGAGCAGGACCTGCTGGTTTATTTGCAGCTCTTAGGTTGATCGAATTAGGTTATTGTCCGATTGTGTTAGAGCGCGGGAAAAGCGTTGAAGACCGAAAAAAGGACTTGGCTGCAATTCATAAGAACAGGCTTATTAATCCCGACTCAAACTATAGTTTTGGAGAAGGGGGAGCAGGAACATTCTCTGATGGTAAGCTCTACACCCGTTCAAAAAAGCGTGGAAATTTGAAGAAAATTCTTGAGGTGTTGCATTTCCATGGTGCTCAGGAAGATATTTTGATTGATGCACATCCCCATATCGGGACGGATGTGTTACCGAAGGTGATTGTTAGAATTAGAGAAACGATTATCAATTCTGGTGGTGAAGTACGATTTTCAACAAAAGTCAATCATTTGCTTGTTAAGAATGATAAGATTTCAGGTGTTCGGATTGAGTCTGGTGAAGAAATAAATGCTGAGGCTGTGATATTGGCAACCGGGCATTCGGCCAGAGATATCTATTATTTACTCGATTCTCAAAAGATTGAGGTAGAAGCAAAATCTTTTGCAATGGGAGTTCGTATCGAGCATTCTCAGAAATTGATTGATCAGATTCAATACCATAATCCGGAAGGACGAGGAGAATATTTACCAGCGGCGAGTTACAGTTTTGTACAGCAGGTTGATGGACGAGGGGTGTATTCTTTTTGCATGTGTCCCGGAGGTGTAATTGTACCCGCAGCAACAGGAGATCAACAACAGGTTGTGAATGGGATGTCTTCTTCGAGACGAAATACGGCTTTTGCTAATTCTGGTATGGCGGTTGAGATATTGGAGGAAGATTTAGATGATTTTAAAGAGTACGGCGCTTTAGCAGGGCTTAAATTTCAAGAAGATTTAGAGAAATTGGCTTTTGAAAAAGGCGGATCGGACCTGACTGCTCCAGCACAAAGGATGCTTGATTTTGTAAAAGGCGTATCCAGTTCAGATCTACCCATTTCATCTTACCAACCGGGATTGAAAAGCTCAGCAATGCATGAATGGTTGCCCAAGCATATAGGATCTCGTCTACAGAAAGGTTTTAAGAAGTTTGGTGAGAAATCAAAAGGCTTTTTAACCAACGATGCCGTGATTCTTGGAGTAGAGTCCAGAACGTCGTCTCCGGTAAGAATTCCTCGTGATAATAAAACCTTACAGCATGTTCGTGTTTCGGGTTTATTCCCATGTGGTGAAGGAGCAGGTTATGCAGGTGGAATTGTGTCTGCAGCAATGGATGGTGAACGATGTGCTGAAGCCTTTTATAATATGAAGCTTGAATAA
- the ubiE gene encoding bifunctional demethylmenaquinone methyltransferase/2-methoxy-6-polyprenyl-1,4-benzoquinol methylase UbiE, whose amino-acid sequence MRESQLSDLLIIRKYILVVNPYKDLDKGKKAQVALMFNNIARKYDFLNHFLSLGIDKLWRKKAIKLLRSHQPKRMLDIATGTGDFAIAALKLNPDSVVGIDISTEMLAVGREKIIKKGLQDKISLFEGDSENIQFGDNSFDAITVAFGVRNFENLEKGISEMYRVLDKGGKLVVLEFSKPRKFPVKQIYNFYFFKILPFWGRIVSKDVSAYTYLPESVESFPDGEKFLQICKSCGFDTVKEQRLSFGIASIYIGTK is encoded by the coding sequence TTGAGAGAATCTCAACTATCAGATTTATTAATCATCAGAAAATATATTTTAGTGGTCAATCCATATAAAGATTTAGATAAAGGGAAGAAGGCTCAGGTTGCCTTAATGTTTAACAATATTGCAAGGAAGTATGATTTTTTGAATCATTTTCTTTCCCTGGGAATCGATAAATTGTGGCGTAAAAAAGCCATTAAATTACTTCGATCGCATCAACCCAAACGCATGCTGGATATTGCAACCGGTACGGGTGATTTTGCTATTGCAGCTTTAAAGTTAAATCCGGATTCTGTTGTAGGTATTGATATTTCTACGGAGATGTTGGCTGTTGGGCGTGAGAAAATTATTAAAAAAGGCCTGCAAGATAAAATATCACTTTTCGAAGGTGATTCTGAAAATATACAATTTGGCGATAATTCATTTGATGCGATTACAGTCGCTTTTGGTGTTCGAAATTTCGAGAATCTTGAAAAAGGGATTAGTGAAATGTACCGTGTCCTTGATAAAGGAGGGAAGCTGGTCGTGTTAGAATTCTCAAAACCTCGCAAGTTCCCTGTTAAGCAAATCTATAATTTTTATTTCTTTAAAATTCTGCCTTTCTGGGGACGAATTGTCTCAAAAGATGTATCTGCCTATACTTATTTGCCTGAATCAGTTGAAAGCTTTCCTGACGGAGAGAAATTTTTACAGATTTGCAAATCATGTGGGTTTGATACGGTTAAAGAGCAAAGATTAAGTTTCGGGATTGCTTCGATTTATATTGGAACCAAATAG
- a CDS encoding AIR synthase related protein: MKNKANTLKITENLESYKDVLLAISEKMGRDLNELEQQIYAAMWAETISYKSSYQWIKSLPTKDDRVVVGACVANSGAIDIGNGMCCVFKMGSHNHPSGIDPYEGAATCVGDVIRDVVSLGAKPIVSLNSFRFGNLNLDRTQWLMGEVKKGVYDYSSLQYVKNINSDVCFNASYDCNPLVNVMVAGLVPKENLILGKDIRVGNAVFLVGQLTSDDGLSTDNESGDVAKSSPDLSSALLRSILELTKQKALLHVENMDMAGIVTASSAIAAKIDYGIDIELNQIPLLKDDLTIEQILLSRTQERMMLVVDQKKIEDVMNVFNRSEVICTQIGTIVENKTLTFFDENDVVAEFFPEDLVMGYSAPQKNRVYVPSVEVNHRDFLERIPEPDDYWKLIRHLLKDKNIGVKLNIQLHDQIEEDHSPSDAIVLYNKGINPLCFTISGNSNYCNSNAFVGTQINMAMAVRRITCSGGKAVAINDCLNFGSLLDEKVYAQLVESVKGLAEACEFYETPVLGGNVSFYNESTVQGHRIPIQPTPVVAMLGVLEMPQDHTSYIFRQKGDMIFLIGQSRNDIAGSQYLQCINKGEPLGIPHFSLYEEKKVNECVQKLIKQKLIVSAHSVDEGGLFFNLVSSAMPLGFGFDITSPAEVRKDAFLFGESQSRVVVSVSMENEDDFIDAMMEFGVSFSTLGHVTKGELRIDDIPFGYIDDYKIDFKLSSPFD, from the coding sequence ATGAAAAACAAAGCGAATACACTAAAGATTACAGAGAATTTAGAAAGCTATAAGGATGTTTTACTTGCAATATCCGAAAAGATGGGACGAGACCTGAATGAATTGGAGCAACAAATTTATGCTGCTATGTGGGCTGAGACGATCTCTTACAAAAGTTCTTATCAGTGGATTAAATCTTTACCGACTAAAGATGATCGGGTTGTCGTTGGTGCTTGCGTCGCAAATTCTGGTGCTATTGATATTGGGAATGGCATGTGCTGCGTTTTTAAAATGGGTAGTCATAATCATCCTTCTGGAATTGATCCTTATGAAGGGGCAGCTACTTGTGTTGGAGATGTTATTCGTGATGTTGTTTCTCTTGGTGCGAAACCCATTGTTTCTTTGAATTCTTTTCGTTTTGGGAATTTAAATTTAGATCGAACTCAATGGTTAATGGGAGAAGTTAAAAAAGGAGTTTACGATTATTCTTCTTTACAATACGTTAAAAATATCAACAGTGATGTTTGTTTTAATGCCTCGTATGATTGTAATCCTTTGGTTAACGTTATGGTTGCCGGCCTGGTTCCTAAAGAAAACCTTATTCTAGGTAAAGATATTCGTGTTGGGAATGCTGTTTTTTTAGTTGGTCAATTGACCAGTGATGATGGTCTTTCTACTGATAATGAGAGTGGGGATGTGGCCAAAAGTAGCCCCGATTTATCAAGTGCTCTTCTTAGATCGATTTTAGAATTGACCAAGCAAAAGGCTTTGTTGCATGTGGAAAATATGGATATGGCTGGTATAGTTACCGCCTCTTCAGCGATTGCTGCTAAAATTGATTATGGTATTGATATTGAATTGAATCAAATTCCGTTATTGAAGGATGATTTGACCATTGAGCAAATCTTGTTGTCAAGAACTCAAGAGAGAATGATGCTTGTTGTTGACCAGAAGAAAATTGAAGATGTTATGAATGTTTTCAATAGATCTGAAGTTATTTGTACCCAAATAGGAACTATTGTTGAGAATAAGACGCTGACTTTCTTTGATGAAAATGATGTTGTTGCTGAATTCTTTCCTGAAGATTTGGTCATGGGGTATTCTGCCCCTCAAAAAAATCGAGTATATGTTCCTTCTGTTGAAGTGAATCATAGAGATTTTTTAGAAAGAATTCCCGAACCGGATGATTACTGGAAATTGATCAGGCATCTGTTAAAAGACAAGAATATAGGTGTTAAATTAAATATTCAGTTACATGACCAAATAGAAGAAGATCATTCGCCGTCGGATGCTATTGTTCTGTATAATAAGGGGATTAATCCATTGTGTTTTACGATTTCGGGTAACTCAAACTATTGCAATTCCAATGCTTTTGTAGGAACACAGATTAATATGGCTATGGCTGTTAGACGGATTACCTGTTCGGGAGGAAAGGCAGTTGCCATTAATGATTGTTTGAATTTTGGAAGTTTGTTGGATGAAAAAGTTTACGCTCAATTAGTCGAATCCGTTAAAGGTTTGGCTGAAGCTTGTGAATTTTATGAAACACCTGTCTTAGGGGGGAATGTTAGTTTTTATAATGAGAGTACTGTGCAAGGGCATCGAATTCCAATTCAGCCTACTCCGGTTGTTGCAATGCTGGGAGTATTGGAAATGCCTCAGGATCACACGTCTTATATCTTTAGGCAGAAGGGAGATATGATATTCTTAATAGGACAGTCTCGTAACGATATTGCCGGCTCACAATATTTGCAATGTATAAATAAAGGCGAACCACTAGGGATTCCTCATTTCTCTCTTTACGAGGAGAAAAAAGTGAATGAATGTGTACAAAAGTTGATTAAGCAAAAGTTGATTGTCTCTGCCCATAGTGTTGACGAAGGCGGTTTATTCTTTAATTTGGTTTCATCAGCTATGCCTTTAGGTTTTGGTTTTGATATTACTTCGCCTGCTGAAGTCAGAAAGGATGCTTTTCTGTTTGGAGAATCACAGTCTCGTGTTGTGGTTTCGGTTTCTATGGAAAATGAAGACGATTTTATCGATGCGATGATGGAATTTGGCGTATCATTCTCGACTTTGGGGCATGTTACCAAAGGAGAATTGCGAATTGATGATATTCCTTTTGGTTATATTGATGATTATAAAATTGATTTCAAGTTAAGTTCTCCTTTTGATTGA
- a CDS encoding porin family protein produces the protein MKKVLVILLLLLSSGYIYSQGNYRPGRILNNQRVDQKRLHFGFTLGLNAMDYAIRNSAKDNVRAEQVTFSPGFSVGIISDLKLHENFSLRFQPGLEFGQRTILYSDDDDLETPANENILESVVINLPLLLKYRAKRLDNYRPYLVGGFSYKMDVQAPGHLDPEKNVMVSLKPNFFCLELGAGIDFYLPYFKFATELKFSLGLQDILNHKLDSENPDADFYTYSINRMSSKVVTLSFHFE, from the coding sequence TTGAAGAAAGTACTTGTTATATTATTGCTCCTATTATCGTCTGGTTATATCTATTCACAAGGAAATTATCGTCCTGGTCGAATTTTAAATAATCAAAGAGTCGATCAGAAGCGTTTACATTTTGGCTTTACTTTGGGCCTGAATGCCATGGATTATGCCATTAGGAATTCAGCCAAAGATAATGTCAGAGCTGAGCAAGTGACTTTTTCTCCAGGTTTCTCTGTGGGAATTATTTCTGACCTGAAACTACACGAGAATTTTTCTTTACGTTTTCAACCCGGATTGGAATTTGGACAACGTACAATTTTATATTCAGATGATGATGATTTGGAAACGCCAGCTAATGAGAATATTTTGGAAAGCGTTGTTATAAATCTGCCATTATTATTGAAGTATAGAGCAAAGCGTCTGGATAACTACCGGCCTTATTTGGTTGGTGGCTTTAGTTACAAAATGGATGTTCAGGCTCCCGGTCATCTAGACCCTGAAAAGAATGTTATGGTTAGTTTAAAACCAAATTTCTTTTGTTTGGAATTGGGAGCGGGGATTGACTTTTATCTGCCATATTTTAAATTTGCGACTGAATTAAAATTCTCTCTTGGTTTGCAGGATATTCTCAATCATAAACTTGATTCAGAAAATCCTGATGCAGACTTTTACACTTATTCTATTAACAGGATGAGTTCGAAGGTGGTGACACTTTCATTTCATTTTGAATAA